A portion of the Pseudomonas sp. GR 6-02 genome contains these proteins:
- the mrcB gene encoding penicillin-binding protein 1B, whose amino-acid sequence MTRSRSPRTPKKPPSKGMRPWLGWALKLSLVGLVVLAGFAVYLDAVVQEKFSGKRWTIPAKVYARPLELFVGQKLSKDDFLTELDALGYRREAVSNGPGAAAVNGNTVDLNTRGFQFYEGMEQAQPVRVRFSGDYVAELSATNGSKLSVVRLEPLLIGGIYPKNLEDRILIKIDQVPPYLLETLVAVEDRDFYSHWGVSPKSIARAIYVNTSGGKMTQGGSTLTQQLVKNFYLTSERSLTRKLTEAMMAMLLELHYDKSEILEAYLNEVFVGQDGQRAVHGFGLASQFFFGQPLSELKLHQVALLVGMVKGPSYYNPRRNPERALERRNLVLDVLKEQGVASAEQVEAAKKMPLGVTTRGKLADSSFPGFLDLVKRQLREDYRDEDLTEEGLRIFTSFDPILQMKAEASVNDTFKRLAGRKGSDDVEAAMVVTNPETGEVQAMIGSRQASFAGFNRALDAVRPIGSLIKPAVYLTALEKPSQYTLTSWLSDDYFSVKGADGQIWKPQNYDRRSHGTVFLYQGLAHSYNLSTARLGLAVGVPNVLKTLARLGVSREFPAFPSMLLGAGGMTPIEVATMYQTLANGGFNTPMRGIRSVLTAEGEPLKRYPFQIQQQFDPASIYLIQNAMQRVMREGTGSSVYNVLPKTLTLAGKTGTSNDSRDSWFAGFSQDLLAVVWLGRDDNGKTPFTGATGALQVWTSFMRKADPLPLDMPQPDNIVQAWVDSRTGQGSEANCPGAVQMPYIRGSEPPPGAACGGESPAESVMDWVKGWMN is encoded by the coding sequence ATGACTCGATCTCGATCCCCCCGCACCCCTAAAAAACCACCTTCCAAGGGCATGCGCCCCTGGCTGGGCTGGGCCCTTAAACTCAGCCTGGTCGGCCTTGTGGTGCTGGCCGGGTTCGCGGTTTACCTCGACGCCGTGGTTCAGGAGAAGTTTTCCGGCAAGCGCTGGACCATCCCGGCCAAGGTGTACGCGCGCCCGCTCGAGCTGTTCGTCGGACAAAAGCTCAGCAAGGACGACTTCCTCACCGAACTCGATGCCTTGGGCTACCGACGCGAAGCTGTCAGCAACGGCCCCGGCGCGGCAGCGGTCAATGGCAATACCGTCGACTTGAACACCCGAGGCTTCCAGTTCTATGAAGGCATGGAGCAGGCGCAGCCCGTGCGCGTGCGGTTCTCCGGCGATTACGTGGCCGAGCTCTCGGCGACCAACGGTTCGAAGCTTTCCGTGGTGCGACTGGAGCCGCTGCTGATCGGCGGGATTTACCCGAAAAACCTTGAAGACCGCATCCTGATCAAGATCGATCAGGTTCCGCCGTATCTGCTCGAAACCCTGGTTGCTGTAGAAGACCGGGATTTCTACAGCCACTGGGGCGTGTCGCCGAAGTCGATTGCCCGAGCTATCTATGTCAACACCTCGGGCGGCAAGATGACCCAGGGCGGTAGTACGCTGACGCAACAGTTGGTCAAGAACTTCTACCTCACCAGTGAACGCAGCCTGACCCGTAAGCTCACCGAAGCCATGATGGCGATGTTGCTTGAGCTGCATTACGACAAGAGCGAAATTCTTGAGGCTTACCTCAATGAAGTATTCGTCGGCCAGGATGGTCAGCGCGCGGTGCACGGCTTCGGCCTGGCCAGCCAGTTTTTCTTCGGGCAGCCATTGTCCGAGCTGAAACTGCATCAAGTCGCTTTGTTGGTGGGCATGGTCAAGGGGCCGTCCTATTACAACCCGCGCCGCAACCCTGAGCGGGCTCTGGAGCGGCGCAATCTGGTGCTCGATGTTCTGAAGGAGCAAGGCGTTGCCAGCGCCGAACAGGTTGAGGCGGCGAAGAAAATGCCACTGGGTGTGACCACTCGCGGCAAGTTGGCCGACAGCTCGTTCCCGGGCTTCCTTGATCTGGTTAAACGTCAGTTGCGCGAAGACTACCGCGACGAAGACTTGACCGAAGAAGGGCTGCGAATCTTCACCAGTTTCGACCCGATCCTGCAGATGAAAGCCGAAGCCTCGGTCAACGACACGTTCAAGCGCCTGGCCGGGCGCAAGGGTTCCGATGACGTGGAAGCCGCGATGGTCGTGACCAACCCGGAAACCGGTGAGGTCCAGGCCATGATCGGCAGCCGTCAGGCGAGTTTTGCCGGTTTTAACCGTGCGTTGGACGCGGTGCGACCGATCGGCTCTTTGATCAAGCCGGCGGTTTATCTGACCGCTCTTGAAAAGCCGAGCCAGTACACGCTCACCAGTTGGCTATCGGACGACTACTTCTCGGTCAAAGGCGCGGACGGTCAGATCTGGAAACCACAGAACTATGATCGCCGTTCCCACGGCACGGTGTTCCTGTACCAAGGGTTGGCGCATTCCTACAACCTGTCGACCGCGCGTCTCGGGTTGGCGGTGGGCGTGCCGAATGTCTTGAAGACCCTGGCACGCCTGGGCGTAAGCCGCGAATTCCCGGCGTTCCCGTCGATGTTGCTCGGTGCCGGCGGTATGACCCCGATCGAAGTGGCGACCATGTACCAGACGCTGGCCAACGGCGGGTTCAATACGCCGATGCGCGGGATTCGCAGCGTACTGACTGCCGAGGGCGAGCCGCTCAAGCGTTATCCGTTCCAGATTCAGCAGCAATTTGATCCGGCGTCCATTTACCTGATCCAGAACGCCATGCAGCGCGTCATGCGCGAAGGTACCGGTAGTTCGGTTTATAACGTGTTGCCGAAAACCCTGACCCTGGCCGGTAAGACCGGTACCAGTAACGATTCGCGGGACAGCTGGTTCGCCGGTTTCAGTCAGGATCTGCTGGCCGTGGTCTGGCTGGGGCGCGATGATAATGGCAAGACACCGTTCACCGGTGCCACCGGCGCGTTGCAGGTCTGGACCAGTTTCATGCGCAAGGCCGATCCGCTGCCGCTGGACATGCCGCAACCGGACAACATTGTTCAGGCCTGGGTCGATTCGCGCACTGGTCAAGGTTCCGAAGCCAACTGCCCAGGTGCGGTGCAGATGCCGTATATTCGCGGCAGTGAACCGCCTCCCGGTGCTGCTTGCGGTGGTGAAAGCCCTGCAGAATCGGTGATGGATTGGGTCAAGGGCTGGATGAATTAA
- a CDS encoding pentapeptide repeat-containing protein, with product MSQPKLLDTPLYALLHKDDITSFNNERPKDGPIDMVGGDFRGLDLRELNADGIDFTDAYFRSADLRGVDFRNSSLEGASLAHAQISGAYFPPELSADEILMSMNFGTRLRYRTR from the coding sequence ATGAGCCAGCCAAAACTTCTCGACACCCCGCTTTATGCCTTGCTGCACAAAGACGACATCACAAGCTTCAACAATGAACGCCCGAAAGATGGACCTATCGACATGGTCGGTGGTGACTTCCGCGGGCTCGATCTGCGTGAACTGAACGCCGACGGCATCGACTTCACCGATGCCTACTTTCGCTCTGCCGACTTGCGCGGCGTCGACTTTCGCAACTCATCCCTGGAAGGCGCGAGCCTGGCCCACGCGCAGATCTCCGGCGCCTACTTCCCGCCGGAGCTGAGTGCCGATGAGATCCTGATGTCGATGAATTTCGGTACACGCCTGCGTTATCGCACCCGCTAA
- the ilvC gene encoding ketol-acid reductoisomerase, with the protein MKVFYDKDCDLSIIQGKKVAIIGYGSQGHAQACNLKDSGVDVTVGLRKGSATVAKAEAHGLKVTDVASAVAAADLVMILTPDEFQSSLYKNEIEPNIKKGATLAFSHGFAIHYNQVVPRADLDVIMIAPKAPGHTVRSEFVKGGGIPDLIAIYQDASGNAKNVALSYAAGVGGGRTGIIETTFKDETETDLFGEQAVLCGGTVELVKAGFETLVEAGYAPEMAYFECLHELKLIVDLMYEGGIANMNYSISNNAEYGEYVTGPEVINAESRQAMRNALKRIQDGEYAKMFISEGATGYPSMTAKRRNNAAHGIEIIGEQLRSMMPWIGANKIVDKAKN; encoded by the coding sequence ATGAAAGTTTTCTACGATAAAGACTGCGACCTGTCGATCATCCAGGGCAAGAAAGTTGCCATCATTGGTTACGGCTCCCAAGGCCACGCTCAAGCGTGCAACCTGAAAGACTCCGGCGTTGACGTTACCGTTGGCCTGCGTAAAGGTTCGGCCACCGTTGCCAAAGCTGAAGCCCACGGCCTGAAAGTGACTGACGTTGCTTCCGCCGTAGCAGCTGCCGACCTGGTCATGATCCTGACCCCGGACGAGTTCCAGTCCTCGCTGTACAAGAACGAAATCGAGCCGAACATCAAGAAAGGCGCCACCCTGGCCTTCTCCCACGGTTTTGCGATCCACTACAACCAGGTTGTTCCGCGCGCTGACCTCGACGTGATCATGATCGCGCCGAAAGCTCCGGGCCACACCGTGCGTTCCGAGTTCGTCAAAGGCGGCGGTATCCCTGACCTGATCGCTATCTACCAGGATGCTTCGGGCAACGCCAAAAACGTTGCACTGTCCTACGCTGCCGGCGTTGGTGGCGGTCGTACCGGCATCATCGAAACCACCTTCAAGGACGAGACCGAAACCGACCTGTTCGGCGAACAAGCCGTTCTGTGCGGCGGTACCGTTGAGCTGGTAAAAGCCGGTTTCGAAACCCTGGTTGAAGCTGGCTACGCGCCGGAAATGGCCTACTTCGAATGCCTGCACGAATTGAAGCTGATCGTTGACCTCATGTACGAAGGCGGTATCGCCAACATGAACTACTCGATCTCCAACAACGCTGAGTACGGCGAGTACGTGACAGGTCCGGAAGTAATCAACGCCGAATCCCGTCAGGCCATGCGCAACGCCCTGAAACGTATTCAGGACGGCGAATACGCCAAGATGTTCATCAGCGAAGGCGCCACCGGCTATCCTTCGATGACCGCCAAGCGTCGTAACAACGCCGCTCACGGTATCGAAATCATCGGTGAGCAACTGCGCTCCATGATGCCGTGGATCGGTGCCAACAAGATCGTCGACAAAGCCAAGAACTAA
- a CDS encoding acetolactate synthase 3 large subunit, translating into MELLSGGEMLVRFLRDEGVKYIYGYPGGALLHVYDALFKEPEVTHILVRHEQAATHMADGYARATGKAGVVLVTSGPGATNAITGIATAYMDSIPMVVISGQVPSTMVGTDAFQETDMIGISRPIVKHSFMIKHASEIPEVMKKAFYLAQSGRPGPVVVDIPKDMTNPAEKFEYIFPKKAKLRSYSPAVRGHSGQIRKAAEMLLAAKRPVLYSGGGVILGGGSAPLTELAKMLNLPVTNTLMGLGAYPGTDRQFIGMLGMHGSYTANLAMHHADVILAVGARFDDRVINGPAKFCPNAKIIHIDIDPASISKTIKADVPIVGPVESVLTEMVAILKEIGETPNKESVASWWKQVDEWRGDRGLFPYDKGDGSVIKPQTVIETLCEVTKGDAFVTSDVGQHQMFAAQYYKFNKPNRWINSGGLGTMGFGFPAAMGIKLSFPDDDVACVTGEGSIQMNIQELSTCLQYGLPVKIVILNNGVLGMVRQWQDMSYGSRHSHSYMESLPDFVKLAEAYGHVGVRITDSKDLKSKMEEAFAMKDRLVVIDISVDTSEHVYPMQIKDGSMRDMWLSKTERT; encoded by the coding sequence GTGGAGCTTTTATCTGGCGGTGAGATGCTCGTCCGCTTTTTGCGTGACGAAGGCGTCAAATATATCTACGGGTACCCGGGTGGTGCTCTTCTTCATGTCTATGATGCCCTGTTCAAAGAACCGGAAGTGACCCACATCCTGGTTCGTCACGAGCAGGCTGCGACCCATATGGCTGACGGCTATGCCCGTGCCACCGGTAAAGCCGGCGTGGTACTGGTGACGTCCGGCCCGGGCGCAACCAACGCCATCACCGGTATTGCCACGGCCTACATGGACTCCATTCCGATGGTGGTCATTTCCGGCCAGGTGCCTAGCACCATGGTAGGCACCGATGCGTTCCAGGAAACCGACATGATCGGTATCTCCCGGCCGATCGTGAAGCACAGCTTCATGATCAAGCACGCCTCGGAAATCCCGGAAGTCATGAAGAAGGCGTTCTACCTGGCGCAATCCGGTCGTCCTGGTCCGGTCGTTGTCGATATCCCGAAAGACATGACCAACCCGGCCGAAAAGTTCGAATACATCTTCCCGAAAAAAGCCAAGCTGCGTTCCTACAGCCCGGCCGTTCGCGGTCACTCCGGGCAAATCCGCAAGGCAGCCGAAATGCTTCTGGCGGCCAAGCGCCCTGTGTTGTATTCGGGCGGCGGCGTGATCCTCGGTGGTGGCTCTGCGCCGCTGACCGAGCTGGCGAAGATGCTCAACCTGCCAGTGACCAATACCCTGATGGGCCTGGGTGCCTACCCTGGCACCGACCGTCAGTTCATCGGCATGCTCGGCATGCACGGCAGCTACACCGCCAACCTGGCGATGCACCATGCCGATGTGATCCTTGCAGTCGGCGCGCGTTTCGATGACCGCGTGATCAACGGCCCGGCCAAGTTCTGCCCGAATGCCAAGATCATTCACATCGACATCGACCCGGCTTCGATTTCCAAGACCATCAAGGCAGACGTGCCTATCGTTGGCCCGGTCGAGAGTGTCCTGACCGAAATGGTCGCGATCCTCAAGGAAATCGGCGAGACCCCGAACAAGGAGTCCGTTGCCAGCTGGTGGAAGCAAGTTGATGAGTGGCGCGGTGACCGCGGTCTGTTCCCTTACGACAAGGGCGACGGCAGCGTGATCAAGCCGCAGACCGTGATCGAAACCCTGTGCGAAGTGACCAAGGGCGACGCCTTTGTGACCTCCGACGTGGGTCAGCATCAGATGTTCGCGGCGCAGTACTACAAGTTCAACAAGCCGAACCGTTGGATCAACTCCGGTGGCCTGGGCACCATGGGCTTCGGTTTTCCGGCGGCCATGGGCATCAAGCTGAGCTTCCCGGATGACGATGTCGCCTGCGTAACAGGCGAGGGCAGCATCCAGATGAACATTCAGGAACTGTCGACCTGCCTGCAATACGGTTTGCCGGTAAAAATCGTCATCCTGAACAATGGCGTGCTGGGTATGGTTCGCCAGTGGCAGGACATGAGTTATGGCAGCCGTCACTCGCACTCCTACATGGAATCGCTGCCTGACTTCGTCAAACTGGCAGAGGCCTATGGTCACGTTGGCGTGCGCATCACCGACTCGAAAGATTTGAAGTCGAAGATGGAGGAGGCGTTCGCCATGAAAGATCGCCTGGTGGTTATCGATATCTCGGTTGACACCAGCGAGCACGTCTACCCGATGCAGATCAAAGACGGCTCCATGCGTGATATGTGGTTGAGCAAGACGGAGCGTACTTAA
- a CDS encoding DUF4124 domain-containing protein — protein sequence MRTLIFTASLLISLSPLCMAGQIYKWVDAQGVTHFDAQPPQGREATVMVTPSPPVGKPGALPRGNVIGDQKAIDHKVKKQVAEQQAQLRVFCEQARTNLAQLQNNPRLREEVDGETRRLTDQQRQERLTEAQKQIAKNCQ from the coding sequence ATGAGAACACTCATCTTCACCGCCAGCTTGCTGATCAGCCTGAGCCCTTTGTGCATGGCGGGTCAGATCTATAAATGGGTCGATGCCCAGGGCGTCACCCATTTCGATGCGCAGCCGCCCCAAGGCCGGGAGGCCACCGTCATGGTCACGCCCTCCCCGCCCGTCGGCAAGCCGGGCGCGCTACCGCGCGGCAACGTCATCGGCGATCAAAAGGCCATCGATCACAAAGTGAAAAAGCAGGTCGCCGAGCAGCAGGCCCAGCTAAGAGTGTTCTGTGAACAAGCTCGGACGAACCTGGCTCAACTGCAGAACAATCCGCGATTGCGGGAGGAAGTCGACGGCGAGACGCGCCGCCTGACCGACCAACAACGTCAGGAGCGCCTCACCGAAGCACAGAAACAGATTGCGAAAAACTGCCAGTAA
- a CDS encoding ChaN family lipoprotein, with product MKTRVMVFLAALLLSACQHVAVPPVSGEIRDLRSGQTLTAQELLARLAEPSRLIVGEQHDNRDHHQLQLWLLQALGERRPQGSLLLEMLTPAQQQRVDDVRHTSPLPTDLSGALAWQPGWDWNLYGPIVRFALTQPYPLLAANLDTPEVRTVYAKPPTLSGARSNAPTVRNELLAQISDSHCGLLPESQMPAMLAVQQQRDRRIAERLRAAPMPSLLFTGAFHARKDVGVPIHVLDLGEPKAPTVLMLAEQGAEVTSAMADYVWYTPTTPPQDYCAQMRKQFGKPSGQ from the coding sequence ATGAAAACACGCGTGATGGTTTTTCTGGCCGCGCTGTTACTGAGTGCTTGCCAGCATGTAGCGGTGCCGCCGGTCAGCGGCGAAATCCGGGATTTGCGCAGCGGTCAGACCCTGACCGCGCAAGAACTGCTTGCACGGTTGGCGGAACCTTCGCGGTTGATCGTCGGCGAGCAGCATGACAATCGTGATCACCATCAACTGCAATTGTGGTTATTGCAGGCACTGGGTGAGCGACGGCCTCAAGGCAGTCTGCTGCTGGAAATGTTGACGCCGGCTCAGCAACAGCGCGTCGATGACGTTCGGCATACCTCACCGCTGCCGACCGATTTGTCCGGGGCATTGGCCTGGCAGCCGGGATGGGACTGGAATCTTTACGGGCCGATCGTTCGTTTTGCCCTGACTCAGCCGTACCCGTTACTGGCGGCCAATCTGGACACGCCTGAAGTCCGTACTGTCTATGCCAAACCGCCAACATTGAGCGGTGCGCGTTCCAACGCTCCGACGGTCAGGAACGAGTTGCTGGCACAGATCAGCGATTCCCACTGCGGCTTGCTGCCTGAATCACAGATGCCCGCGATGCTGGCCGTGCAGCAGCAGCGTGACCGGCGGATAGCCGAGCGATTACGGGCGGCACCGATGCCTTCACTGTTGTTTACCGGCGCGTTCCACGCCCGCAAGGATGTCGGGGTGCCGATCCATGTGCTGGACCTGGGGGAGCCCAAGGCACCAACGGTATTGATGCTGGCGGAGCAGGGCGCTGAGGTCACGTCGGCCATGGCCGATTACGTCTGGTATACGCCCACCACGCCACCGCAGGATTACTGCGCGCAAATGCGCAAGCAGTTCGGCAAGCCGTCAGGCCAATAA
- a CDS encoding TfoX/Sxy family protein: protein MNDELQHLKNLGKTSAQWLHAVGIHSASDLRRLGAVDAYRAVRTRGFRASKVLLYAIEGALMDVHWNDIPAERKEALNKQLDAISSRHKN from the coding sequence ATGAATGATGAACTGCAACACCTGAAGAATCTTGGCAAGACGTCGGCGCAATGGCTGCATGCCGTGGGCATCCACAGTGCCTCGGACTTGCGTCGGCTGGGAGCTGTGGACGCTTATCGGGCCGTGCGCACTCGCGGTTTTCGGGCGTCCAAGGTGTTGTTGTATGCGATTGAAGGCGCGTTGATGGATGTCCACTGGAACGACATTCCCGCCGAGCGCAAGGAAGCCTTGAACAAACAGCTGGATGCTATTTCGTCTCGCCACAAGAATTGA
- a CDS encoding tetratricopeptide repeat protein: MNKWLIPAVTAVALLSGCSTVQRGSIPVEDAGTAVSNSERISANGGFRQSTVKRPVQAQTQAIPQGDTGVVVMVPGGGAVSSAPISTSPITPGPITPGPIDTSPVQSAPINQGSYSMPSTPSGIPSANSGGLSADEQLDGPVLALLTTAQQQQASGDLNGASSSLERAQRVAPREPQVLYRLAQVRMAQGDAAQAEQFARRGLTFANGRPDLQASLWELIAQAREKQGDPAGAALARQKAKVSL; this comes from the coding sequence GTGAACAAGTGGTTGATTCCAGCGGTGACTGCCGTGGCTTTGCTCAGCGGCTGCTCCACTGTGCAGCGTGGTTCGATCCCGGTTGAGGATGCCGGCACTGCCGTCTCCAACAGTGAGCGGATTTCGGCGAATGGCGGTTTCCGTCAATCGACGGTGAAACGTCCTGTACAAGCTCAGACTCAGGCGATCCCGCAAGGTGACACCGGGGTCGTGGTGATGGTCCCGGGTGGTGGCGCCGTCTCCTCGGCACCGATCAGCACTTCGCCGATTACCCCAGGCCCGATTACTCCGGGGCCGATTGATACCTCGCCGGTTCAGTCGGCGCCGATCAATCAGGGTAGCTACAGCATGCCGTCGACGCCCAGCGGGATTCCTTCGGCGAACTCCGGCGGACTGTCCGCCGATGAACAACTGGACGGTCCGGTCCTGGCATTGTTGACCACCGCCCAGCAGCAACAGGCCAGTGGCGACCTTAATGGTGCATCTTCCAGCCTCGAACGTGCCCAGCGTGTTGCACCGCGCGAGCCGCAAGTACTTTATCGCTTGGCCCAGGTGCGTATGGCTCAAGGTGATGCGGCTCAGGCCGAGCAGTTTGCCCGCCGTGGCCTGACGTTCGCCAATGGGCGTCCGGATCTTCAGGCCAGCCTGTGGGAATTGATCGCCCAGGCCCGAGAGAAGCAGGGTGATCCGGCCGGTGCTGCGTTGGCTCGTCAGAAGGCCAAGGTTTCGCTGTGA
- a CDS encoding YqcC family protein, which translates to MDMRFPKIAEQLLLIERELRVQGWWDEVPPSAEALSSVEPFSVDTLDFEQWLQWVFLPRMKSILEQDLPLPNASGIQEMAEMVFASRNVQGKDRQLQVLLKEFDALITVSR; encoded by the coding sequence ATGGATATGCGCTTTCCGAAGATTGCCGAACAGTTGCTGTTGATCGAGCGCGAGCTGCGCGTTCAGGGCTGGTGGGATGAAGTACCGCCGTCTGCTGAGGCGCTCTCCAGCGTTGAACCGTTTTCGGTGGATACGCTGGATTTCGAGCAATGGCTGCAATGGGTCTTCTTGCCAAGGATGAAGTCGATCCTCGAGCAGGATCTGCCATTGCCCAACGCATCAGGGATTCAGGAGATGGCCGAAATGGTCTTCGCCTCCCGCAATGTCCAGGGCAAGGATCGGCAGCTTCAGGTCTTGCTCAAAGAGTTCGACGCGTTGATCACCGTCTCCCGCTGA
- the ilvN gene encoding acetolactate synthase small subunit, translating into MRHIISLLLENEPGALSRVVGLFSQRNYNIESLTVAPTEDPTLSRLTLTTVGHDEIIEQITKNLNKLIEVVKLVDLSESAHIERELMLVKVKATGAQRAEIKRTTDIYRGQIVDVSASVYTVQLTGTSDKLDSFIQSIGTASILETVRSGVTGIARGDKVLSI; encoded by the coding sequence ATGCGGCACATTATTTCCCTGCTTCTGGAAAACGAACCGGGCGCTCTGTCTCGTGTAGTCGGCCTGTTTTCGCAGCGCAACTACAACATCGAAAGCCTGACCGTGGCGCCAACCGAAGACCCGACTTTGTCGCGTCTGACGCTGACCACTGTCGGCCATGATGAAATCATCGAGCAGATCACCAAGAACCTGAACAAGCTGATCGAAGTGGTCAAACTGGTCGACTTGTCGGAGAGTGCTCACATCGAGCGCGAACTGATGCTGGTCAAGGTCAAGGCCACCGGCGCACAGCGCGCCGAGATCAAGCGCACCACCGATATTTATCGTGGGCAGATCGTTGATGTCAGCGCCAGCGTGTATACCGTTCAATTGACCGGTACCAGCGACAAGCTCGACAGCTTCATTCAATCGATCGGCACTGCCTCGATTCTGGAAACCGTACGCAGTGGCGTCACCGGGATTGCCCGCGGCGACAAAGTACTGAGCATCTAA
- a CDS encoding bifunctional aminoglycoside phosphotransferase/ATP-binding protein: protein MSQSLIAALQNPALYPHPVEGFQVIETHISWVILTGPYAYKVKKPVNFGFLDFTSLEARKHFCGEELRLNQRLTHDLYLEVLPITGSAEAPQLGGDGPVVDYALKMRQFPQSQLLSTLQANGELTTTHIDAMAAQIAQFHLSAPKVPAEHEAGTPDSVMAPVRQNFEQILPFLSDKADLLQLEALQAWAESSFERLKPLFAQRKADGFIRECHGDIHLGNATVIDGKVVIFDCIEFNEPFRFTDVYADTGFLAMDLEDRGLKSLARRFISQYLELTGDYQGLELLNFYKAYRALVRAKVSLFSMPAEADPVQRATTLRQYRNYANLAESYSTIPSRFLAITHGVSAVGKSHVAMRLVEALGAIRLRSDVERKRMFGEQTVPNDPQAGIYSADASVATYARLHEVANVILRAGFPVVIDATYLKRDQRDSAAKIAEATGAPFLILDCDAPQAVIESWLKQRQADNNDPSDANLAVIAAQQASREALTPAEILCSKRVQTNESGTLDTVVAQIRQRLPGL, encoded by the coding sequence GTGAGCCAGTCCCTGATCGCTGCCCTGCAAAACCCGGCCCTCTACCCGCATCCCGTAGAAGGGTTCCAGGTCATCGAGACCCATATTTCCTGGGTGATACTCACCGGTCCCTATGCTTATAAAGTGAAGAAGCCGGTGAATTTCGGCTTCCTCGATTTCACCAGTCTCGAAGCTCGCAAGCATTTCTGCGGCGAAGAGCTGCGCCTGAACCAGCGCCTGACCCATGACTTGTATCTTGAAGTGCTACCGATCACCGGCAGTGCCGAGGCGCCACAACTGGGCGGCGATGGTCCGGTTGTCGATTACGCCCTGAAAATGCGTCAGTTCCCGCAAAGCCAACTGCTCAGCACCCTGCAAGCCAACGGCGAATTGACTACCACGCACATCGACGCGATGGCCGCACAGATCGCTCAATTCCACCTCAGTGCGCCGAAAGTGCCTGCCGAACACGAAGCCGGCACGCCGGACAGCGTCATGGCGCCGGTACGGCAGAACTTCGAACAGATCCTTCCGTTCCTCAGCGACAAGGCCGATCTGTTGCAACTCGAGGCACTGCAAGCCTGGGCCGAAAGCAGCTTCGAGCGCCTCAAGCCACTGTTCGCCCAGCGCAAGGCCGACGGCTTCATTCGTGAATGCCATGGTGACATTCACCTGGGCAACGCTACCGTGATCGACGGCAAAGTGGTGATCTTCGACTGCATCGAGTTCAACGAACCGTTCCGCTTCACCGACGTTTACGCCGACACCGGCTTCCTGGCAATGGACCTGGAAGACCGCGGCCTGAAGAGCCTGGCGCGCCGTTTCATCAGCCAATACCTGGAACTGACCGGCGACTACCAGGGTCTTGAGCTGCTGAACTTCTATAAAGCCTACCGCGCCCTGGTTCGCGCCAAGGTCAGCCTGTTCAGCATGCCGGCCGAGGCCGACCCGGTGCAGCGCGCTACCACTCTGCGTCAGTACCGCAACTACGCCAACCTGGCGGAAAGCTACAGCACCATTCCTTCGCGTTTCCTGGCGATCACCCACGGTGTTTCCGCCGTCGGCAAAAGCCATGTGGCCATGCGCCTGGTGGAAGCATTGGGTGCCATTCGCCTGCGTTCGGATGTCGAGCGCAAGCGCATGTTCGGCGAACAGACCGTACCGAACGACCCGCAGGCCGGCATCTATAGCGCCGACGCCAGCGTCGCCACCTATGCCCGCCTGCATGAGGTTGCCAATGTAATTCTGCGTGCCGGCTTCCCGGTGGTGATCGATGCCACTTATCTCAAGCGCGACCAACGCGACAGCGCGGCAAAAATCGCCGAGGCCACCGGCGCGCCGTTCCTGATCCTCGATTGCGACGCTCCACAAGCGGTGATCGAGAGCTGGTTGAAGCAACGCCAGGCGGACAACAACGATCCGTCCGACGCCAACCTGGCTGTTATCGCCGCCCAGCAAGCCAGCCGCGAGGCACTGACGCCAGCAGAAATCCTCTGCAGCAAGCGCGTCCAGACCAATGAAAGTGGCACCCTCGATACGGTCGTTGCGCAGATTCGCCAGCGCCTGCCTGGTCTGTAA